Below is a genomic region from Gemmatimonadota bacterium.
GGACGCCTGGAGCTGCAGGACGTCAATTTCGGATACGTGGCACACCAGCCGGTGCTTAAGGGGATCAACCTGCACGTCGAACCGGGCGAGATGATCGGCCTCGTGGGGCACTCGGGCGCCGGGAAGTCCACCCTGATCAAGCTGATGTGCCGTTTCTACGACGTCGACGGCGGGCGGATTCTGATTGATGGAACCGATGTACGCCGGATGGATCTGACGCAACTGCGCAGTCAGATCGGTTACGTAGAGCAGGATCCCTTCCTGTTCTCCGGTTCCGTGGCCGACAATATCCGTTTCGGCAATCAGGAAGCGACTCGGGAGGAGATCGTCGAGGCCGCCATCAACGCGAACGCCCACGAGTTCATCGTCAAGCTGCCCGACGGCTACGACACGCCCGTCGGGGAACGGGGCGGCCGGCTTTCCGGCGGGGAGCGCCAGCGGGTCGCGATCGCCCGGGCCATCCTGCACGACCCGAGGATCCTGATTCTCGACGAACCCACCTCGGCCCTCGACCTGGAGACGGAAAAGAAGATCCAGGAAGCCCTGGGAAGGCTCATGGAGGGCCGCACGACGCTCGCCATCGCCCATCGCCTGTCCACCCTCAGAGACGCCGACCGCCTGCTCGTCCTCAAAAACGGCGAGCCAGTGGAACTGGGCACGCACGAGGAGCTGCTGGACCGGCAGGGTGAGTATTACCGCCTGGTCCAGCTGCACACCAACGTCTCGAGCATCGTGGGTGTGGAGGGGTAATATATGTCCTTTCTCGATCCGGCCGCCGTTCACCTCGAGCGGCGGGACGACCAGCCGCCCACGCTGTCCATCGCGGGTGACCTGTTCTTCAGCGTCAAGATACGACAGGCTTTTCCGCTTTCGCACGAAAGCCGGTACATCACCTTTTTCGACCAGGATGACGAATACCTGGGCATCCTGGCCGATCCGACGTCCTGCGACGAAGAGACCGGGCGCATCATCCGGGACGAGATCGAGTGGCGCTATTTCCGCCCAAGGATAACGCGCATCGTGGAGATGGAAGGCCGGGGAGGCACGTCGCTATTCTCGGTCGAGACGGACCGTGGCGACGTCAAGATCCCGATGCGGGACTTGAGGGAAGGCATGGTGGAACTGGCGCCCGGCCGCATCCTGATCACGGACGAAAACGGCAACCGGTACGAGATCTCCGACCTCGACCGGCTGGACCGGCGCAGCCGCCGCCTGATTCGGCGCTTGATTTGACAAACCCCACTGGATCTGACGCTTAACCCGCCTGATCTGACTAATTCAACAGGATCGGCGCGATCTTCGCATAGGCCGTCTTGAACCCCAGCACGGCCAGGTAAATCCCCACGCCCAGCAGGACGATCAGGATCGTGCCGATGGCGACCAGCAGTGGCTTGCTTTCGGCGAATCGCTGTTTGAGCCGCTCCACCTTGGCGTAGATTTCAGGATACTTGTGTTCCAGCCTGGCCAACATGCGCTGGGCGAAGGCGTAGCGCGTGGAAAGGATCGTCAGCCCAATCACCATGAACAGTACACCCTGCAGCAGTGGGAGGAAGACTCCCAGGGCGCCTATTACGATAAAAGCCCATCCGAATACGTCCTGGGCGATGCGAATCAGTAGTTTTCGCTCTATCTGCTTGAATCCATTCGTTTAACTTATTAATCCGGTCTGGTAACGGAACGTCCAGTATGCTGACGTAACGTCCATTCTGTCGAAGGTACGTCCAGTCAACTAATATCAGTCCAGAAACGCCAGGGCTTCCCGCATTTCGTCCAGATCCTTGGCGTCACCCTGCCGTTCCGCCACGACGATCCCCTGCTCGTAACATCTGCGGGCTTCATCATCGCGGTCCAGCTGTTCGTAAACCCGTCCGGCCTGGTGATAACCCGCCGTGTAGTCCGGCGATTCCGCCATGAGCCTTTCGAGGATTTCAGCCGCCTGTTCGAGCTGGTGCGAACTCACGTATTCCAGCGCGATCGCGTACTGAATGAAGGGATCGCCGGGGTCCTTACTGGCGAGCAATTCAAGCTGTTCGAGGCGCGAGTTCATGCGACGAATCCTCTGTGTGTCTACCACGTATCTTCCGAGTATCTAAATCCGTTTTTCCTGCGAATCTACAATGTTTCTACCACTAAAATCTAGATCAGCGAACGGGACTGGCAGCCGTCCACGTTGATGCAGGCACCGGTCACCCAGCTTGCCCGATCAGACGACAGGAAGACCACCACGTCCGCGATCTCTTCGGGCTTGCCGAAGCGTCCGGCCGGAAGTTCCTGTTCAATGAACTTGCCGATGCCCTCCGGGTCCGCGTCCAGCCGCTTCTGCCAGTTGCCACCCGGGAATATGATTGAACCCGGCGCCACCGTGTTCACGCGGATGCCGGTCTTGGCCACTTCCTTGGCGAGCGTTTTGCCCATGGAGATCTCTGCGGCCTTCGTGGCGTTGTAGGTGGCCGGGCCGCCCGCTTCGCGTCCGAAGATCGAGGAAATCGTGATGATAGAACCGCTTTCCTGCGCGCGCATCGTGGGCAGCACGGCCCGCGTCGCCCGCACGGCGGCGAACATGTTCAGGTTGAATACGTGGAGCCACTCGTCATCGGAGACATCGTCGAAGGGATTCCAGACGCTTCCGCCTACGTTATTGACCAGGATGTCGATGCGGCCCCAGCGCTCCAGCGTCGCCTCCACGACCCGGTCGATGCCTTCGACCGTGGTCAGGTCCCCCGCCGTCGCCAGTGTCTCGACACCCTTCTGTACGACTTCCTTCCCGGTTTCGAGCAACCGCTCTTCCCCCCGGGCACTCAGGCTGACGTGACATCCCTCCTCCGCCAGACCCAGGGCGATCGATCGCCCGATGCCCCGGCTCGAGCCCGTAACCAGTGCGACTTTGTCTTTCAATCCCAGATCCATTTCAAGTCCTTTCGTTAATCAATCGGTTCAAACAGTATCTTCATGCCTTCTTTGTTCAACAACCGATGGAATGCGTTCTCCCACTCGGTTAAAGGAACCACGTCCGACACGATTGGTTCCAGTTCGATCCTGCGTTGATCCAGCATCACCATGGTGCGGTCCCAGGCATCGAGGGATCCGGCGAAGGAGGTCCGAATATCGATTTCCTTCAATTCCGCCGGGAAGAAATCCACCTCGAAGGGGCCGCCGTGCAGGCCGATCTGCATGATGGTGCCCTGTTTCCGCACGAGTTCGATGGCCGAACGGGTGGCCGCAGCCGACCCTGAACATTCGTACACTACGTCGGCGCCGTAGCCCTGGGTCCGGTCCCGGACGAGATCGAGCAGGTCGACTTCTTCGATGTCGACGGTCTCGTCGGCCCACCGCGCACCGAGTTCAAGCCGCTCGGAATCCTCGGAAGTGCCGGTCAGGATGACGTAGGCGCCTTCTGCCTTCGCCACCTGCGTCGTCAGCAAGCCGATGGGGCCGGGACCCGTCACCACGGCCACGTCGCCGGCGGTAACGGACGTGCGAATGGAAACGGCCTTGACGCAGCAGCAGAGGGGCTCGCTCAACGCGCCGATGGTGAGGTCCAGGTGTTCCGGAATCCTCCGCAGGGCCCAGGTGGGCATGACCACGTACTTCGTAAATACGCCGTGCACCCCGCTGCCGATCGACAGGCGGCGGTCGCACAGACTATGTTGGCCTGCGACACAGTACCTGCAGACGCCGCAGACGACGGTGGTCGGTATGCCGGTCACCGCGTCGCCCGGCCGGTATTCGTCCGTATCGGCCACCTCGTCCACGATGCCGGAGAATTCGTGGCCCATGATCACCGGCGGGTTGTAGGGGTACTCGTCCTTGTAGATGTGGATGTCCGTCCCGCAGATGCCCGCGGCCCGGATCTCCACCCGGACCTCCCCGGAATCGGGCTCGGGAACCGGCATGTCCCGGACTTCCATGTTGACCGGGCCATGGTCGTATTTTACCAGTCCTTTCATTCTCGAATCCCCGCTCCGCGTACCGGAATCCTGCCGCTCAATGCACTGCCGGATCAGGCGGTCAGAATATATGCCGGTGCATAGGAGATGACAAGATCATTCACTACCTGAACGTCCGCATTAAGGCGTTGACACCCGGCAGGCGCGTTCTTAAGTTGAGCACGGACCGGAACGACACGCCAGCCCCCGTAGCTCAGTGGATAGAGCAACGGTTTCCTAAACCGTTGGTCGGGTGTTCGACTCACCCCGGGGGTATTCCCGGTCTTAAGCCCGTCTCTCATGTTTGTCCCGCTTCCCCACGCACATCTGCAGGAGGGTCTCCATGTCCGATCTGTCCCGGTACATTCAGGAAACGCCGCTTATCGACACCCACGAGCATCTACGGTTCGAGGACGATTGGGTCGCCAACGGGCCGGACGTACTGCAGGACCTCTTCGAGAATTACGTCCCAGCCGACCTCGTGGTCGCCGGCGCTTCGCAGGAGGATGTAAACGCCCTGCTGGACCCCTCGAAGGGCGACGTGGCGGCACGTTTCGAACCGGTCCGGTCGGCCTGGGAAGCCGTGAAGCACACGGGATACGGTGAAGCGGTGCGCATACTGGCGGAAGACGTGTACGGGATGGCCGAGATTACCGTCGACGGCCTGGCAGCGGCGCAGGCCGAGAACGACCGGTTACGGGGCTCCGGCCAG
It encodes:
- a CDS encoding DUF1854 domain-containing protein, which codes for MSFLDPAAVHLERRDDQPPTLSIAGDLFFSVKIRQAFPLSHESRYITFFDQDDEYLGILADPTSCDEETGRIIRDEIEWRYFRPRITRIVEMEGRGGTSLFSVETDRGDVKIPMRDLREGMVELAPGRILITDENGNRYEISDLDRLDRRSRRLIRRLI
- a CDS encoding tetratricopeptide repeat protein — its product is MNSRLEQLELLASKDPGDPFIQYAIALEYVSSHQLEQAAEILERLMAESPDYTAGYHQAGRVYEQLDRDDEARRCYEQGIVVAERQGDAKDLDEMREALAFLD
- a CDS encoding SDR family oxidoreductase — protein: MDLGLKDKVALVTGSSRGIGRSIALGLAEEGCHVSLSARGEERLLETGKEVVQKGVETLATAGDLTTVEGIDRVVEATLERWGRIDILVNNVGGSVWNPFDDVSDDEWLHVFNLNMFAAVRATRAVLPTMRAQESGSIITISSIFGREAGGPATYNATKAAEISMGKTLAKEVAKTGIRVNTVAPGSIIFPGGNWQKRLDADPEGIGKFIEQELPAGRFGKPEEIADVVVFLSSDRASWVTGACINVDGCQSRSLI
- a CDS encoding zinc-binding dehydrogenase — encoded protein: MKGLVKYDHGPVNMEVRDMPVPEPDSGEVRVEIRAAGICGTDIHIYKDEYPYNPPVIMGHEFSGIVDEVADTDEYRPGDAVTGIPTTVVCGVCRYCVAGQHSLCDRRLSIGSGVHGVFTKYVVMPTWALRRIPEHLDLTIGALSEPLCCCVKAVSIRTSVTAGDVAVVTGPGPIGLLTTQVAKAEGAYVILTGTSEDSERLELGARWADETVDIEEVDLLDLVRDRTQGYGADVVYECSGSAAATRSAIELVRKQGTIMQIGLHGGPFEVDFFPAELKEIDIRTSFAGSLDAWDRTMVMLDQRRIELEPIVSDVVPLTEWENAFHRLLNKEGMKILFEPID